One window of Phalacrocorax aristotelis chromosome 26, bGulAri2.1, whole genome shotgun sequence genomic DNA carries:
- the TSFM gene encoding LOW QUALITY PROTEIN: elongation factor Ts, mitochondrial (The sequence of the model RefSeq protein was modified relative to this genomic sequence to represent the inferred CDS: deleted 3 bases in 3 codons): MGAEPRSAAAPGPSPPPPSGKPPVGAGVPAPAHAPPPQAPPARFFRPAPPALAADKEALLELRRRTGLSFVQCREGLLRCGGDLRQAEAWLQEEAQRRGWSKAGQVRGRRTPAGLVGLLRGGPAATMVEVNCETDFVARNAEFQQLVEAAALGAMAHCHAAPAPPGPCATHLLEAEELAQLRTEPGGALLSDRFAVAIGKLGENVVLRRAAWLRVPEEDGYIAAYAHGGLPVGEGPVAMGTYGALVGCECAQPRPPETELEEVGRKVAQHVVGLAPTSLGTPEELPHSGTQGEEEEEEETRLLAQRFLLEPSLTVGQFLQARGALAVRGFLRFSCGEEGPGTAG, encoded by the exons ATGGGGGCGGAGCCTCGCTCAG CGGCGGCGCCGGGACCCTCGCCTCCTCCCCCGAGCGGGAAGCCCCCGGTGGGGGCGGGGGTCCCGGCGCCGGCTCACGCCCCTCCCCCGCAGGCCCCcccggcccggttcttccgccccgcccccccggcgcTGGCGGCGGAcaaggaggcgctgctggagcTGCGGCGGCGGACGGGGCTGTCCTTCGTGCAATGCCGGGAGGGGCTGCTGCGCTGCGGGGGGGACCTGCGGCAG GCCGAGGcatggctgcaggaggaggcgCAGCGCCGGGGCTGGAGCAAGGCCGGGCAGGTCCGGGGCCGCCGCACGCCTGCTGGGCTGGTGGGGCTCCTGCGGGGGGGGCCGGCGGCCACCATGGTGGAG gTGAACTGTGAGACGGATTTCGTGGCCAGAAACGCCGAATTCCAGCAGCTGGTGGAAGCGGCAGCGCTGGGCGCCATGGCTCACTGCcacgccgcccccgcgccccccgggCCCTGCGCCACG CACCTGCTGGAGGCGGAGGAGCTGGCACAGCTCCGGACGGAGCCTGGCGGGGCTCTGCTCAGCGACCGCTTCGCCGTGGCCATCG GGAAACTGGGTGAAAACGTGGTT CTGCGGCGCGCGGCCTGGCTGCGGGTGCCGGAG GAGGACGGGTACATCGCGGCCTACGCCCATGGGGGGCTGCCGGTGGGGGAGGGCCCGGTGGCCATGGGCACCTATGGGGCACTGGTGGGCTGTGAGTGTGCCCAGCCGCGGCCCCCCGAGACtgagctggaggaggtggggcGGAAAGTGGCACAGCACGTCGTGGGGCTGGCGCCCACCAGCCTGGGCACCCCCGAGGAGCTGCCCCACAGTGGGAcccagggggaggaggaggaggaggaagagacacGGCTGCTGGCCCAGAGGTTCCTGCTGGAGCCCAGCCTCACCGTGGGGCAGTTCCTGCAGGCGCGG GGGGCGTTGGCCGTGCGCGGCTTCCTGCGCTTCAGCTGTGGCGAGGAGGGGCCCGGCACCGCCGGCTAG
- the EEF1AKMT3 gene encoding LOW QUALITY PROTEIN: EEF1A lysine methyltransferase 3 (The sequence of the model RefSeq protein was modified relative to this genomic sequence to represent the inferred CDS: deleted 3 bases in 2 codons): MAAPACHVGTGGAAGGGGRGRGRGRGRGRGRGREGEGEGEGEGEEEEGAEAEAAGPGAGALCSVFPRDPALFADAFPVRRRYRLCGRVVRIAQHHGPRLGAAACVWEAALSLCRYLEQQRFDFRGRTVIELGAGTGIVGIAAALLGGDVTITDQPAALDQIRENVELNFAGGRGRVRALRWGRDEAAFPRDFGVILAPTLCTPPPRCPTPGTLRHLCGPRALACSAPAPGGATAAPPDASSDRCCPPISMSSCCSGSLSMRSRSMG, encoded by the exons ATGGCGGCGCCCGCCTGCCACGTGGGGaccgggggagcggcgggaggcggcggcaggggaaggggaaggggaaggggaaggggaaggggaaggggaagggaaggggaaggggaaggggaaggggaaggggaagaggaagagggggCGGAAGCGGaagcggcggggcccggcgccGGAGCGCTGTGCTCCGTGTTCCCCCGCGACCCCGCGCTCTTCGCCGACGCGTTCCCGGTGCGGCGCCGGTACCGGCTCTGCGGGCGCGTCGTGCGCATCGCGCAGCACCACGGGCCGCGCCTGGGGGCGGCCGCCTGCGTCTGGGAGGCG gccctgtcCCTGTGCCGGTACCTGGAGCAGCAGCGCTTCGATTTCCGCGGCCGCACCGTGATCGAGCTGGGCGCCGGCACCGGC ATCGTGGGCATCGCGGCGGCGCTGCTGG GAGGGGACGTCACCATCACGGACCAGCCGGCGGCACTGGACCAAATCCGCGAGAACGTGGAGCTGAACTTCGCGGGGGGCCGCGGC CGGGTGCGAGCCCTGCGCTGGGGCCGGGACGAGGCCGCCTTCCCCCGCGATTTTGGGGTGATCCTGGCTCCGACATTGTGTACGCCCCCCCCGCGCTGCCCCACTCCTGGCACCTTGCGGCACCTCTGCGGCCCCCGCGCTCTCGCCTGCTCTGCGCCCGCGCCCGGGGGGGCGACGGCGGCCCCGCCCGACGCTTCTTCCGACAGATGTTGCCCCCCTATTTCCATGTCCAGCTGTTGCAGCGGGAGCCTGAGCATGAGATCGAGATCTATGGGCTGA
- the METTL1 gene encoding LOW QUALITY PROTEIN: tRNA (guanine-N(7)-)-methyltransferase (The sequence of the model RefSeq protein was modified relative to this genomic sequence to represent the inferred CDS: deleted 1 base in 1 codon) — protein sequence MEEEEAAAAAPQKRFYRQRAHANPLADHTLRYPPRPQDMDWASLFPAFFPPAAPPGRAPPRVEFADVGCGYGGLLVELSPLFPHTLMLGLELRAKVAAFAGARLRALRAARPGAFGNAACLRGNAMKHLPHFFRKGQLTKMFFLFPDPHFKRTKHKWRIISPALLAEYGYVLRPGGLVYTVTDVAELHEWMAKHFGEHPLFEEVPLAELAADPIVARLGTATEEGRKAQRGGRPVFPAVFRRRPDPPVGGDT from the exons atggaggaggaggaggcggcggcggcggcgccgcaGAAGCGGTTTTACCGGCAGCGGGCTCACGCGAACCCGCTGGCCGACCACACCTTGCGCTA cccccctcGCCCGCAGGACATGGACTGGGCCTCGCTCTTCCCCGCGTTcttcccgcccgccgccccccccggccGGGCCCCCCCCCGCGTGGAGTTCGCTGACGTGGGCTGCGGCTACGGGGGGCTCTTGG tgGAGCTGTCGCCGCTGTTCCCGCACACGCtgatgctggggctggagctgcgggccaaggtggccgccttcGCCGGGGCGCGGCTGCGGGCGCTGCGGGCGGCTCGGCCCGGCGCCTTCGGCAACGCCGCCTGCCTGCGC GGCAACGCCATGAAGCACCTGCCCCACTTCTTCCGCAAGGGCCAG CTCACCAAgatgttcttcctcttccccgaCCCCCACTTCAAGCGCACGAAGCACAAATGGCGGATCATCAGCCCGGCGCTGCTGGCCGAGTACGGCTACGTGCTGCGCCCGGGG gggcTGGTGTACACGGTGACGGACGTGGCGGAGCTGCATGAGTGGATGGCGAAGCATTTCGGGGAGCACCCGCTCTTCGAGGAGGTGCCGCTGGCAGAGCTG GCCGCCGACCCCATCGTGGCCCGCCTGGGCACGGCCACCGAGGAGGGCCGCAAGGCGCAGCGCGGCGGCCGCCCCGTCTTTCCCGCCGTCTTCCGCCGCCGCCCAGACCCCCCCGTGGGGGGGGACACGTGA
- the CYP27B1 gene encoding LOW QUALITY PROTEIN: 25-hydroxyvitamin D-1 alpha hydroxylase, mitochondrial (The sequence of the model RefSeq protein was modified relative to this genomic sequence to represent the inferred CDS: inserted 2 bases in 2 codons) has product MGGHTRHRRSHPWLRPRPAPPRVTAAAPPTPSLAPGNSLCKSPRGGAGFVDKGRGSGRRGRGAPSSTWALIKPRPRPPAQSRRGPATPTRVPHPCPPPPRDPPPPRPAMPQSLRLPARAALLSRCLPELGVPRRPPXPPAAARRPRGLAEMPGPPPAAFLYELLCRGGLRRLHELQVEGRARYGPVWKASFGPILTVHVAEAGLIEQVLRQEGDFPVRSHLSSWKDYRVCRGHACGLLTAEGEEWQGLRRLLGRLLLRPRAAEGYAGPVAGVVGDLLRRLQRQRDRHPQHLVPDVAAEFYKFGLEGISSILFASRLGCLEQEVPRETETFIRSINTMFVTTLLTMAMPKALHRLFPKPWRTFCEAWDYMFAFAKGHIDRRVAEAAERGDAAAKACLTDHLAREKVPMKVIHGNVTELLLAGVDTISSTLSWSLYELARHPGVQAALHRELAAALGPGCGPSATALARVPLLRAVVKETLRLYPVIPANARVVPDRDIRVGDYVVPRQTLITLCHYATSRDGRLFPAPDSFRPERWLXRDAARHPFASLPFGAGKRSCVGRRLAELEIHQALAQILLRFEVRPEPGGGRVRPMTRTLLVPEATINLQFLSR; this is encoded by the exons ATGGGGGGACACACGCGACACAGACGGTCCCACCCGTGGCTGCGCCCACGCCCCGCCCCCCCACGCGTGACCGCCGCGGCCCCACCCACGCCCTCATTGGCCCCGGGAAACTCGTTATGCAAATCTCCCCGTGGGGGGGCGGGGTTTGTTGACAAGGGGCGTGGCTCGGGCCGAAGGGGGCGGGGCGCGCCCAGCTCCACGTGGGCCCTTATAAAGCCCCGGCCGAGGCCACCGGCTCAGTCGAGGCGCGGCCCCGCGACCCCCACGCGTGTCCCCCAcccgtgtcccccccctccccgtgaccccccccccccgcgccccgccatGCCGCAGAGCCTGCGCCTGCCCGCCCGCGCCGCCCTGCTCTCCCGCTGCCTGCCCGAGCTGGGggtcccccggcgccccc cgccccctgccgccgcccgccgcccccggggcctGGCCGAGAtgccggggccgccccccgccgccttCCTCTACGAGCTGCTCTGccgcggggggctgcggcggcTGCACGAGCTGCAG GTGGAGGGCCGTGCCCGCTACGGGCCGGTGTGGAAGGCGAGCTTCGGGCCCATCCTGACGGTGCACGTGGCAGAGGCCGGGCTGATCGAGCAGGTGCTGCGGCAGGAGGGCGACTTCCCTGTCCGCTCCCATCTCTCCTCCTGGAAGGATTATCGGGTCTGCCGCGGGCACGCCTGTGGGCTGCTCACTGc GGAGGGCGAGGAGTGGCAGGGGCTGCGCAGGCTGCtggggcggctgctgctgcggccGCGGGCGGCCGAGGGCTACGCGGGGCCGGTGGCCGGGGTGGTGGGCGACCTGCTGCGGCGGCTGCAGCGCCAGCGCGaccggcacccccagcaccTCGTCCCCGACGTCGCCGCCGAGTTCTACAAGTTCGGCTTGGAAG GCATCTCGTCCATCCTCTTCGCCTCCCGCCTGGGCTGCCTGGAGCAGGAGGTGCCGCGGGAGACGGAGACCTTCATCCGCTCCATCAACACCATGTTCGTCACGACGCTGCTCACCATGGCCATGCCCAAGGCCCTGCACCGCCTCTTCCCCAAGCCCTGGCGGACCTTCTGCGAGGCCTGGGACTACATGTTCGCCTTCG CCAAGGGTCACATCGACCGGCGCGTGGCCGAGGCGGCCGAGCGGGGCGACGCGGCGGCGAAGGCGTGTCTCACCGACCACCTGGCCCGGGAGAAGGTCCCCATGAAGGTCATCCACGGCAACGTCACCGAGCTGCTGCTGGCCGGGGTGGACACG aTCTCCAGCACCCTGTCGTGGAGCCTGTACGAGCTGGCGCGGCACCCCGGGGTGCAGGCGGCGCTGCACCGGGAGCTGGCGGCGGCGCTCGGCCCCGGCTGCGGCCCCTCGGCCACCGCGCTCGCCAGGGTCCCCCTGCTGAGGGCCGTGGTGAAGGAGACCCTGag GCTGTACCCCGTCATCCCCGCCAACGCCCGCGTCGTCCCCGACCGCGACATCCGCGTGGGCGACTACGTGGTGCCGCGCCAG ACCCTCATCACCCTCTGCCACTACGCCACGTCCCGCGACGGCCGCCTCTTCCCGGCTCCCGACTCCTTCCGCCCCGAGCGCTGGC GCCGCGACGCCGCCCGGCACCCCTTCGCCTCGCTGCCCTTCGGCGCCGGCAAACGCAGCTGCGTCGGCCGCCGCCTCGCCGAGCTGGAGATCCACCAGGCGCTGGCGCAG ATCCTGCTGCGCTTCGAGGTGCGGCCGGAGCCCGGCGGCGGGCGCGTGCGCCCCATGACCCGCACCCTGCTCGTCCCCGAGGCCACCATCAACCTCCAGTTCCTCAGCCGGTGA